The following coding sequences are from one Salvia hispanica cultivar TCC Black 2014 chromosome 3, UniMelb_Shisp_WGS_1.0, whole genome shotgun sequence window:
- the LOC125214673 gene encoding B2 protein — protein MENNQSSFWQFSDNLRLQTGSLADLSLNDSIWSTNYAAKRTTEERRNFDFRNADLKSDFNVGFSNDAWKAPINDSFNSGVNYSGYGSGSTGLNGGFNKGVYSTPSMNFNSYYSKGKGFANNAVVNGKINRGKNDEEHGGKLGKKNRGNKETGKDSNGDNKTAVDKRFKTLPPAEALPRNETIGGYIFVCNNDTMAENLKRQLFGLPPRYRDSVRAITPGLPLFLYNYSTHQLHGVFEAASFGGTNIDPTAWEDKKNQGESRFPAQVRVVTRKICEPLEEDSFRPILHHYDGPKFRLELNIPEALSLLDIFDETNA, from the exons CCGCCTCCAGACGGGGAGCCTGGCCGATCTGTCCCTCAACGACTCAATCTGGAGCACCAACTACGCGGCAAAGCGGACCACCGAGGAGAGGCGCAACTTCGACTTCCGCAACGCCGATCTGAAGTCGGATTTCAACGTAGGGTTCAGCAACGATGCGTGGAAGGCGCCGATCAACGATAGCTTTAACAGCGGAGTCAATTACTCCGGCTACGGATCGGGCTCCACCGGGCTGAACGGCGGGTTTAATAAGGGCGTTTACTCGACGCCGTCGATGAATTTCAACAGCTATTACAGTAAGGGGAAAGGTTTCGCCAATAATGCTGTGGTGAATGGGAAGATTAATAGGGGGAAGAACGACGAGGAGCATGGGGGTAAATTGGGGAAGAAGAATAGGGGGAATAAGGAGACCGGTAAGGATAGTAACGGCGACAACAAGACGGCGGTTGATAAGAGGTTTAAGACGCTGCCGCCGGCTGAGGCTTTGCCGAGGAACGAGACCATCGGTGGATATATTTTCGTCTGCAACAACGATACCATGGCTGAGAACCTCAAGCGCCAACTTTTTG GGCTGCCACCACGCTACCGTGACTCTGTTCGTGCCATAACCCCAGGATTACCCCTCTTTCTGTACAACTACTCAACTCATCAGCTTCATGGAGTTTTCGAG GCTGCAAGCTTCGGAGGCACAAACATTGACCCCACAGCTTGGGAGGACAAGAAGAACCAAGGCGAGTCGCGCTTCCCTGCTCAGGTCCGTGTGGTGACGAGGAAGATCTGCGAGCCTCTGGAGGAGGACTCGTTCCGCCCAATCCTCCACCACTACGACGGCCCCAAGTTCCGCCTTGAACTTAACATTCCTGAG GCTCTATCCCTTTTGGACATTTTTGATGAGACCAATGCTTAA